Proteins from a single region of Paraglaciecola sp. T6c:
- a CDS encoding HD-GYP domain-containing protein, whose amino-acid sequence MLKTIPVSDLEVGMYVDSIAEQNGNLKIKSRGRVTTNTAITAMKKQGIVSIVIDLSKQLVKEEEPAPDVEPPSELDIPFADEIGKAAKLHEKGKILQRRMLQAADKGLPIDIAIPKEFTSNLVSSIDRNPNALLCMTKIREKDSYLLEHSLNVAILLANFANYLEMPEEEVQELALSGFLHDIGKIKVPDEILHKPGRLTDQEMVIMRDHVYYGIRVLEEMGIPERMIETISQHHERLDGYGYPDGARGDEITKFGRMIAIVDTYDAITADRCYKAGMPSQKALKILHEETPLKYDQHLVEQFIKCIGVYPVGSLVKLSSEKIAVVIKQNENNPLKPQVKVFYSVRSAHYLPPVEIDLLHSQYRVEKAVLASEFKLDFNRYFNESIAI is encoded by the coding sequence GTGCTAAAAACTATCCCGGTGAGCGATTTAGAAGTCGGCATGTATGTAGACTCAATTGCAGAGCAAAATGGCAACCTGAAAATCAAAAGCAGAGGACGGGTGACAACAAATACGGCGATCACTGCCATGAAGAAGCAGGGTATTGTTTCGATTGTCATTGATTTGAGTAAGCAACTGGTAAAGGAGGAAGAGCCCGCCCCTGATGTGGAACCACCTTCAGAGCTAGATATTCCGTTTGCTGACGAAATAGGTAAGGCGGCAAAGCTTCACGAGAAAGGTAAAATACTGCAACGGCGAATGCTACAGGCGGCTGACAAGGGCTTGCCTATAGATATAGCCATTCCAAAAGAGTTTACCTCTAATTTGGTGTCTTCTATTGACCGTAATCCAAATGCCCTTTTGTGCATGACTAAAATTCGTGAAAAAGACAGTTACCTGCTTGAGCATTCCTTAAACGTCGCTATCTTGCTAGCCAACTTTGCCAATTACTTAGAAATGCCAGAAGAAGAAGTGCAAGAACTCGCGTTGTCAGGTTTCCTGCATGATATAGGAAAAATCAAAGTCCCCGATGAGATCCTACATAAGCCGGGTCGTTTGACTGACCAAGAAATGGTGATTATGCGTGATCACGTATATTACGGTATCCGAGTGTTAGAAGAGATGGGTATACCAGAGCGTATGATTGAAACTATTTCACAACACCATGAGCGACTCGACGGTTATGGTTACCCAGATGGTGCCCGGGGAGATGAAATAACCAAATTTGGTCGTATGATAGCCATAGTGGATACCTACGATGCTATCACCGCAGATCGTTGCTATAAAGCGGGAATGCCTTCGCAAAAAGCACTGAAAATACTCCATGAAGAAACACCGTTAAAGTATGATCAACACTTAGTCGAGCAGTTCATAAAATGTATTGGTGTGTATCCAGTGGGAAGTTTAGTGAAACTCTCTAGCGAGAAAATAGCTGTTGTGATTAAGCAAAATGAGAATAACCCCCTTAAACCACAGGTGAAGGTTTTTTATTCAGTGCGCAGCGCTCACTATTTGCCACCCGTGGAGATTGACTTACTTCACTCTCAGTATCGCGTTGAGAAGGCGGTGCTGGCCAGTGAATTCAAATTAGACTTCAATCGTTACTTCAACGAATCTATCGCCATTTAG
- a CDS encoding TonB-dependent receptor, which translates to MNTHINFKKSLLTSSISMLLSSAAIMPSVAQGQIAPEDVEVIQVTGIRGSLLRAMDIKRDSSGIVDAISAEDMGKFPDSNLAESLQRITGVSIDRASGEGSQVTVRGFGAANNLITLNGRQLPTTTGSRTFDFANIASESVSGVEVYKTADASVTSGGIGATINLSTHRPFHSPGTKATFGAKLVDDKSTDKGDVTPEISGLYSQTFADETVGISISGSYQERESGMQQFLADQGYRASEYTNTGWGGVPAGAEGGINRPTSGIYSNPQQPRYVFEERQRERTNGQLVLQFRPTDNLTATLDYTLIRNDIEEQHTDASVWFNYAGDRSESVWAGAPNAVPLIYSEIYEINSEADLQDTSLTVGAWGREESIDSIGLNLDWQVSDALQLTLDHHSSEAEMRASDPRHGTRNNLQLPSYTRTRTGLDLTGELPGIATGNIENFNPNTMRLSGSWFANDFYTSEIDQTQVSGKYFLTDEASIDFGVSVNTVNNRYRHTQVQRADWGGVGEEGDFADVDWTEDTILDKFNANAGNFEGTATQGDYDLFNRIWYADFDEIVRAAEFADPVANVDTVWGDCLAPEGASAGPNGEGHFCASTDWDADTNRFTEEETTAAFVQLHYDGELGDMPYDAHLGMRFEKTDVTSTASAPGYNRVEWSEDTSTAVTGLTGIETLSQEADYSQFLPSFNFNISVTDDVIMRAAVGKTISRAGYGALQGGTTINTSGSLSGYSGTSGNPGLRPLESINYDLSAEWYYDEGSYVSLGYFRKDVTKWITTGTTNSTVFNLANPLNGEKFDAAVAALGAGASNQQIRTYIFENYADDPNVTPNFDENGELDGGIILGDPATDNTVNFRINVPVNGDTEHTIDGIEFNVQHLFGESGFGGIANYTMVDSGLKYDKSSLGDTESLVGLSDTANLVLFYDKEGLQARIAYNWRDEFLNERRVNGDLTAPVFTDTYYQIDFNLSYEIKQLKGLTVFLEGINITDEYTNEFGRDSQLIYKLTQTGARYNIGARYTF; encoded by the coding sequence ATGAACACACATATAAATTTCAAAAAGTCATTGCTGACCAGCAGTATTTCAATGTTGCTAAGTAGTGCAGCGATAATGCCTTCAGTTGCGCAAGGGCAAATAGCACCAGAAGATGTAGAAGTGATACAGGTGACAGGTATTCGTGGCAGCTTATTACGCGCAATGGACATTAAGCGTGATTCTAGTGGCATAGTGGACGCAATTTCAGCAGAGGACATGGGCAAATTCCCTGATTCTAACTTAGCTGAATCATTACAACGTATCACGGGCGTCTCTATTGACCGCGCAAGTGGTGAAGGGTCTCAAGTGACGGTTCGTGGCTTTGGCGCCGCCAACAACTTAATTACCTTAAATGGCCGTCAACTGCCGACCACAACGGGTAGTAGAACGTTCGACTTTGCAAATATAGCGTCTGAAAGTGTATCAGGCGTTGAGGTTTATAAAACTGCTGATGCCAGCGTTACCTCAGGCGGGATAGGCGCAACAATCAACTTATCCACTCACAGACCATTCCATTCTCCCGGCACAAAAGCAACGTTTGGCGCTAAATTAGTGGACGATAAATCTACAGACAAGGGTGATGTCACACCCGAGATCAGCGGTTTGTACTCGCAAACGTTTGCTGATGAAACCGTTGGTATTTCAATATCTGGTAGTTATCAAGAACGCGAAAGCGGCATGCAGCAGTTTTTAGCAGACCAAGGTTATCGCGCGAGTGAATATACGAATACCGGCTGGGGTGGTGTTCCTGCAGGCGCTGAAGGTGGCATAAACCGCCCAACATCCGGCATTTATTCTAATCCTCAACAACCAAGATATGTCTTCGAAGAGCGTCAACGAGAACGCACAAATGGGCAGCTAGTTTTACAATTTAGACCAACCGATAACCTTACTGCCACGTTAGATTACACACTTATTCGCAATGATATTGAAGAGCAACATACAGATGCGTCTGTTTGGTTTAACTATGCTGGGGATCGAAGTGAATCCGTATGGGCTGGAGCACCTAATGCTGTACCTTTGATTTACTCTGAAATATACGAAATCAACAGCGAAGCTGATCTGCAAGATACCTCATTAACTGTTGGCGCTTGGGGCCGAGAAGAAAGCATCGACTCTATCGGACTGAATCTAGACTGGCAGGTCAGTGATGCCTTGCAACTCACACTAGATCACCACAGTTCAGAAGCTGAAATGAGAGCGTCCGATCCGCGTCATGGCACACGTAACAACTTGCAACTCCCCTCTTACACGCGAACCCGAACCGGACTAGACTTGACAGGAGAGTTACCAGGGATTGCTACAGGTAACATAGAAAACTTTAATCCCAACACCATGCGTTTATCGGGCAGTTGGTTTGCCAATGATTTTTACACCTCAGAGATAGACCAAACCCAAGTCAGCGGTAAGTACTTTTTAACTGACGAGGCCAGTATCGACTTCGGTGTATCAGTCAACACCGTCAATAATCGCTACCGCCATACCCAAGTGCAAAGAGCAGATTGGGGCGGTGTAGGTGAAGAAGGGGATTTCGCTGACGTTGACTGGACGGAAGACACAATATTAGACAAATTCAACGCCAACGCTGGGAATTTTGAAGGAACAGCAACCCAAGGCGACTATGACTTATTCAACCGCATTTGGTATGCAGATTTTGATGAAATTGTCAGAGCTGCAGAGTTTGCTGATCCGGTTGCCAACGTAGACACCGTATGGGGTGATTGTTTAGCACCTGAGGGCGCATCTGCTGGCCCTAATGGAGAAGGACATTTTTGTGCTTCAACCGATTGGGATGCCGACACCAACCGCTTTACGGAAGAAGAAACCACAGCAGCATTTGTTCAATTGCACTATGACGGCGAATTAGGGGACATGCCATACGATGCTCACTTAGGCATGCGCTTCGAAAAAACCGATGTTACCTCAACCGCTTCGGCACCGGGTTATAACCGCGTTGAATGGTCAGAAGATACTTCGACTGCGGTTACAGGACTAACAGGCATTGAAACCTTGAGCCAAGAAGCAGATTACTCGCAGTTTTTGCCAAGTTTCAACTTCAATATATCAGTTACAGATGATGTCATAATGCGCGCCGCTGTGGGGAAAACCATATCAAGAGCCGGTTACGGCGCACTGCAAGGGGGTACGACTATCAATACCTCAGGCAGTTTAAGTGGATATTCTGGTACCTCAGGTAATCCGGGGCTTCGACCTTTAGAGTCTATAAACTATGATCTTTCTGCTGAGTGGTATTACGATGAAGGAAGCTATGTTTCTTTAGGCTATTTCAGAAAAGATGTGACCAAATGGATTACCACTGGTACAACCAACTCAACTGTGTTCAATCTTGCTAACCCATTGAATGGTGAAAAATTTGACGCCGCTGTTGCCGCCTTAGGCGCCGGAGCGAGTAACCAACAAATTCGGACGTATATTTTCGAAAATTATGCTGATGACCCTAACGTTACCCCTAATTTTGACGAAAATGGCGAACTAGACGGCGGTATTATTTTGGGTGATCCAGCCACCGATAACACAGTCAACTTTAGAATTAATGTTCCTGTCAATGGCGACACAGAACATACCATTGATGGCATTGAATTTAACGTTCAGCACCTGTTTGGTGAATCTGGCTTTGGCGGTATCGCTAACTACACTATGGTGGATTCAGGTTTAAAATATGATAAATCGTCGTTAGGTGATACCGAATCCTTAGTGGGTTTGAGCGATACAGCCAACTTAGTTTTATTCTATGACAAAGAGGGTTTGCAAGCGCGCATTGCATACAACTGGCGCGACGAGTTTTTAAATGAGCGACGTGTCAATGGGGATTTAACAGCGCCCGTTTTTACTGATACTTATTATCAAATTGACTTTAACTTAAGTTACGAAATAAAACAGCTAAAGGGACTGACCGTATTTTTAGAAGGTATTAACATCACCGATGAATATACCAATGAGTTTGGTCGGGACAGCCAATTGATCTACAAACTCACACAAACTGGTGCCCGATATAACATTGGCGCTCGATACACGTTTTAA
- the rph gene encoding ribonuclease PH yields MRPNDRTASQIRPVTITRNFTCHAEGSVLIEFGNTKVLCNASVTEGVPRFMKGQGKGWVNAEYSMLPRATHTRSDREAARGKQGGRTLEIQRLIARSLRAALDLKLLGENTIVVDCDVIQADGGTRTASITGACVALVDALTWMRSKGIIKTNPMKHMIAAISVGIYKGNAIADLEYTEDSEAETDMNVVMTDTGKMIEVQGTAEGEPFSIEEMHEMLELAKHGIRELFDEQKAALN; encoded by the coding sequence ATGCGCCCGAACGACAGAACCGCAAGCCAAATTCGCCCAGTTACTATTACCCGTAATTTCACTTGTCATGCAGAAGGTTCTGTATTGATTGAGTTCGGCAACACGAAAGTATTGTGCAACGCCTCTGTGACTGAAGGTGTGCCCCGTTTCATGAAAGGCCAAGGTAAAGGCTGGGTGAATGCTGAGTACAGTATGTTGCCACGTGCGACCCATACTCGTTCAGATCGTGAAGCGGCTCGTGGTAAACAAGGTGGTAGGACATTGGAAATTCAGCGGTTAATCGCTCGTTCGTTACGTGCCGCGCTTGATTTAAAACTGCTTGGCGAAAACACCATAGTTGTAGATTGTGATGTCATTCAGGCTGATGGCGGTACACGCACTGCATCCATCACTGGCGCGTGTGTGGCACTTGTTGATGCGCTTACATGGATGCGCAGCAAAGGGATCATCAAAACCAACCCTATGAAGCACATGATCGCGGCGATTTCTGTGGGTATATACAAGGGCAATGCGATTGCTGACTTGGAATACACAGAGGACTCAGAAGCAGAAACCGATATGAATGTGGTGATGACCGATACGGGTAAAATGATCGAAGTACAAGGTACTGCTGAAGGCGAACCTTTTAGTATTGAAGAAATGCATGAAATGCTAGAGCTGGCAAAACACGGTATCCGTGAATTGTTCGACGAGCAAAAAGCTGCACTTAACTAA
- the pyrE gene encoding orotate phosphoribosyltransferase, whose protein sequence is MLDYQKEFIEFALGRGVLKFGEFTLKSGRKSPYFFNAGLFNTGRDLAKLGQYYAQALQASNIEYDLLFGPAYKGIPIATTTAVALADKHDVDKPYCFNRKEAKTHGEGGNLVGSALAGKVMLVDDVITAGTAIRESMALIAAHDASLAGVLIALDRQEKGQGELSAIQEVERDFATKVVSIVSLADLIEYLQTQASAQPELAEHLKNIKQYRVDYGI, encoded by the coding sequence ATGCTAGATTATCAAAAAGAGTTTATTGAATTTGCCTTGGGCCGTGGTGTGCTCAAATTTGGTGAATTTACTTTGAAGTCTGGGCGTAAAAGCCCGTACTTTTTCAATGCAGGTTTGTTTAATACAGGCCGTGATTTGGCTAAATTAGGTCAGTACTATGCTCAGGCACTGCAAGCGTCGAATATTGAATACGATTTGTTATTCGGCCCTGCTTACAAAGGGATCCCCATTGCAACAACAACCGCTGTAGCATTAGCTGACAAGCACGATGTTGATAAGCCTTACTGCTTCAACCGAAAAGAAGCCAAAACCCACGGTGAAGGTGGAAATTTAGTGGGGAGCGCGTTAGCTGGCAAAGTGATGTTAGTGGACGACGTGATTACAGCGGGCACGGCTATACGTGAATCGATGGCGTTAATCGCTGCCCATGATGCGAGTCTAGCGGGTGTGTTGATTGCACTTGACCGCCAAGAGAAAGGCCAAGGTGAGTTGTCTGCCATTCAAGAAGTTGAGCGAGATTTTGCTACGAAAGTGGTGTCTATTGTTAGTCTGGCTGATCTAATCGAGTACTTACAAACCCAAGCTTCAGCGCAACCTGAGTTGGCTGAGCATTTGAAAAATATCAAGCAATACCGTGTTGATTATGGGATCTGA
- a CDS encoding metal-dependent hydrolase family protein: MRVSMISVALAASLICTQALAATYIQAGKLIPANSDRVMSEVTVVVDGNKISKIHQGYISGGEQDELVDLKTHTLMPGLMDMHTHVTSQHNGPSSYMERFTLNEADYAIKGVQYAKRTLLAGFTTIRNLGDGYNESVALRNAINKGVVEGPRIFTAAKSIATTGGHADPTNGTAKKIQGDPGAADGVINGVAEARKAVRQRYKDGADLIKITATGGVLSVAKSGQNPQFMDDELKAIVDTAKDYGMTIAVHAHGKEGMERAIEAGVTSIEHGTYMDKQTFKLMKKHQTYYVPTVMAGNWVAEKAKIDGFFPELVRPKAATIGPLILQTLANAHKAGVKIAFGTDSGVSAHGDNGLEFVLMVEAGMKPIEAIRAATYHGAILIDQLDYLGTIEDGKLADLVAVSGDPLDDIKRMQQISFVMKNGQIYKTPEA, from the coding sequence ATGCGAGTTTCAATGATCAGCGTTGCCTTAGCCGCTTCGCTGATATGCACCCAAGCCCTAGCGGCCACCTATATACAAGCAGGCAAGCTTATCCCCGCCAATTCAGACAGGGTAATGAGTGAAGTGACCGTAGTGGTCGATGGCAATAAGATCAGCAAAATCCATCAAGGCTATATTTCCGGCGGCGAACAAGATGAACTGGTCGATCTTAAAACGCACACCCTTATGCCTGGCTTGATGGATATGCACACCCACGTTACCTCGCAACACAATGGTCCATCGAGTTACATGGAGCGATTTACCCTAAATGAAGCCGACTATGCCATAAAAGGCGTTCAGTACGCCAAGCGTACACTTCTGGCGGGTTTCACCACTATTCGCAACTTAGGCGATGGTTATAACGAGTCGGTAGCCCTACGCAATGCGATCAACAAAGGTGTCGTGGAAGGCCCACGTATTTTTACAGCGGCAAAATCAATTGCCACAACGGGTGGGCATGCTGACCCGACCAACGGTACAGCAAAGAAAATTCAAGGTGACCCAGGCGCCGCTGACGGCGTAATTAATGGCGTAGCAGAGGCACGTAAAGCCGTTCGTCAACGCTATAAAGACGGCGCAGACTTAATCAAAATCACGGCCACTGGCGGGGTTTTATCTGTCGCTAAAAGTGGTCAGAATCCGCAGTTTATGGACGATGAATTAAAGGCTATTGTTGATACTGCTAAAGATTATGGTATGACAATCGCCGTTCATGCGCACGGTAAAGAAGGCATGGAGCGCGCGATTGAAGCAGGTGTGACATCCATCGAGCATGGCACCTACATGGACAAACAAACCTTTAAACTGATGAAAAAGCATCAGACTTACTATGTTCCTACAGTGATGGCTGGTAATTGGGTAGCTGAGAAGGCCAAAATTGATGGTTTCTTTCCAGAGTTAGTACGCCCCAAAGCCGCGACTATAGGGCCTCTGATTCTACAAACGTTGGCTAATGCACATAAAGCCGGGGTTAAAATTGCGTTTGGTACGGATTCAGGTGTATCCGCTCACGGTGATAATGGCTTAGAGTTTGTGCTTATGGTCGAAGCAGGCATGAAACCCATAGAGGCTATTCGAGCTGCAACCTATCATGGCGCAATATTAATCGACCAACTCGATTATTTAGGCACCATAGAAGATGGCAAGTTAGCAGATTTAGTCGCGGTATCAGGTGACCCGCTAGACGATATCAAAAGGATGCAGCAGATCAGCTTTGTGATGAAAAACGGCCAGATATATAAAACACCTGAAGCATAG
- the tusA gene encoding sulfurtransferase TusA, translating to MTSNNFGDANHQLDAIGLRCPEPVMMVRLSIRNMQLGETLAISADDHSTTRDIPSFCRFMGHTLIASDVDSKPYRYLIRKDQS from the coding sequence GTGACATCCAATAATTTTGGGGATGCTAATCACCAGCTTGATGCTATTGGTTTACGTTGCCCCGAGCCTGTGATGATGGTGCGGTTAAGTATACGTAATATGCAACTTGGGGAGACGTTGGCTATCAGTGCCGACGATCACTCTACTACCCGCGACATCCCTAGCTTTTGTCGCTTTATGGGGCATACTTTAATTGCCAGTGACGTGGACTCAAAGCCCTATCGTTACTTGATACGCAAAGACCAAAGTTAG
- a CDS encoding YicC/YloC family endoribonuclease → MIYSMTAFARRELKAQWGTAVWEIRSVNQRFLETYFRLPEQFKSLEPILRERFRKQLQRGKVECALRFVANDAAVGKLSLNEDLARQVMNAADWVQSHGQSSGVNPLDVLRWPGVIAAEETDMEGIQADVLAEFDATLSDFITARATEGTNLRAMIEQRLDGIQVEVDKVTQHMPDVLKWQKDKILARFEEAKIELDATRVEQEMIMLAQKVDVAEELDRLVSHIGETRKILKKGGPVGRRLDFMMQEFNRESNTLGSKSINSDITQSAVELKVLIEQMREQIANIE, encoded by the coding sequence ATGATTTACAGCATGACCGCATTTGCCCGTCGCGAACTTAAAGCACAGTGGGGTACAGCCGTATGGGAAATCCGCTCTGTTAACCAACGTTTTCTTGAAACCTACTTTCGTCTTCCAGAGCAATTCAAAAGCCTAGAGCCCATATTGCGTGAACGTTTTCGTAAACAATTACAGCGCGGAAAAGTAGAATGTGCGTTACGTTTTGTAGCAAACGATGCAGCGGTCGGTAAATTAAGTTTGAATGAAGATTTGGCTCGCCAAGTGATGAACGCAGCTGACTGGGTGCAATCTCATGGTCAATCATCAGGTGTAAACCCATTAGACGTACTGCGCTGGCCTGGTGTTATCGCCGCAGAAGAAACTGATATGGAAGGGATTCAAGCCGATGTCTTAGCTGAATTCGACGCCACGTTAAGTGATTTTATTACGGCCCGCGCCACCGAAGGTACCAACCTTAGAGCGATGATCGAACAGCGTCTTGATGGCATTCAAGTGGAAGTCGATAAAGTGACCCAGCACATGCCTGATGTGCTCAAGTGGCAAAAAGACAAGATTCTTGCCCGCTTTGAAGAGGCTAAGATTGAACTTGATGCCACCCGCGTAGAGCAAGAGATGATCATGCTGGCGCAAAAAGTCGACGTGGCGGAAGAGCTGGACCGCTTAGTATCACATATTGGTGAAACCCGTAAAATTTTAAAAAAAGGCGGCCCTGTAGGTCGTCGGTTAGATTTTATGATGCAAGAGTTTAACCGTGAGTCAAATACACTAGGCTCTAAGTCAATCAATAGCGACATCACCCAATCAGCGGTCGAGTTAAAAGTATTGATTGAGCAAATGCGCGAGCAGATAGCGAATATAGAGTAA
- a CDS encoding class I SAM-dependent methyltransferase, whose translation MKLSKLALTVLTASSFLFAGSVMADQHPLKEKVQAAMASDIRSTQETARDDNRKPLETLAFFGLKPDMHIVELIPGGGWYTKILAPVVNDEGQYYAAIGANHVGDTLFKEPGFEKAKVTAQNARLWREDGARFYSLDVDSLGVSNIDMVLTFRNYHNFNEQGRRKMNEVAFAALKSGGIYAVVDHTARHNEPASNANRRRVDPVLAIHEIQQAGFELVDVSDLHYREDDELRFEVGAKSVTGNTDRWTLKFKKP comes from the coding sequence ATGAAATTGAGCAAACTAGCATTAACTGTTTTGACTGCCAGCAGTTTTTTATTTGCAGGCTCGGTAATGGCCGATCAGCACCCCCTTAAAGAAAAAGTCCAGGCCGCTATGGCCAGTGACATAAGAAGCACCCAAGAGACCGCACGGGACGATAACCGCAAACCCCTAGAAACCTTAGCGTTCTTTGGATTAAAACCTGATATGCACATTGTCGAGCTTATTCCAGGGGGGGGATGGTACACCAAGATATTAGCCCCAGTGGTTAATGATGAAGGGCAATACTACGCAGCAATAGGCGCAAATCACGTTGGTGACACATTATTTAAAGAGCCTGGATTTGAAAAAGCGAAAGTGACTGCACAAAATGCCCGCTTGTGGCGCGAAGATGGGGCCCGTTTCTATTCTCTTGATGTTGATTCACTCGGTGTAAGCAATATAGATATGGTGCTTACGTTTCGTAATTACCATAATTTTAATGAACAAGGCCGCCGTAAAATGAATGAAGTCGCTTTTGCTGCACTCAAGTCAGGCGGTATCTATGCGGTCGTTGACCATACTGCGCGCCATAACGAGCCAGCGAGTAATGCAAATCGCCGCAGAGTAGACCCAGTGTTAGCCATTCATGAAATTCAGCAGGCAGGCTTTGAGCTGGTGGATGTCAGCGATTTACATTACAGAGAAGATGATGAGCTTAGGTTTGAAGTCGGTGCAAAAAGCGTAACAGGGAATACCGATCGCTGGACGCTAAAATTTAAAAAGCCCTAG